One genomic region from Nitrospirota bacterium encodes:
- a CDS encoding respiratory nitrate reductase subunit gamma, protein MQDRIYSFVMVPMVYAALGVFLAGVIVRGMKVLLAPRQHTTLQIFPAPRHPRLRALADTFLLPTVRTDRPALWFCLMLFHGALVLLVIGHIELIRGIRALQIFPHQGFLGGGLVGLVLTIALCFFLVSRFRTPYREISVPEDYFLLLLLLVTVLTGSHMSWASYISPAGFDIAVQSHREYLSSLLVLRPSVPAGIAGSPHYVLVALHIFFANCFLMFLPFSKIVHTFFALPLNLIRRGGLYGARSTPGTADAL, encoded by the coding sequence ATGCAAGACCGCATCTACTCTTTCGTCATGGTGCCCATGGTCTATGCGGCGCTGGGGGTGTTCCTGGCCGGCGTCATCGTCAGAGGCATGAAAGTCCTGCTGGCCCCGCGCCAGCACACGACCCTCCAGATCTTCCCGGCACCCCGTCATCCCCGGCTCCGTGCGCTGGCCGACACTTTTCTGCTGCCGACCGTGAGGACCGACCGTCCGGCGCTGTGGTTTTGCCTGATGCTCTTCCACGGCGCGCTGGTCCTTCTCGTAATCGGGCATATCGAGCTGATACGAGGGATCCGGGCACTGCAGATCTTCCCGCACCAGGGCTTCCTCGGCGGCGGTCTGGTCGGCTTGGTCCTCACCATCGCCCTGTGCTTCTTTCTCGTCAGCAGGTTCCGGACGCCCTACCGGGAGATTTCGGTGCCCGAAGACTATTTTCTGCTGCTGCTCCTGCTCGTTACCGTTCTGACCGGCTCCCACATGAGTTGGGCGAGCTATATCTCTCCGGCGGGCTTCGACATCGCGGTGCAGAGTCACCGCGAATACCTGTCGAGCCTTCTGGTGCTCCGGCCGTCCGTTCCCGCGGGCATCGCGGGATCGCCGCATTACGTGCTCGTGGCCCTTCATATCTTCTTCGCCAATTGCTTCCTGATGTTCCTTCCCTTCAGCAAGATCGTGCATACCTTCTTCGCGCTGCCCCTGAACCTGATCAGACGAGGAGGCCTTTATGGAGCCCGAAGTACGCCGGGAACTGCTGACGCGCTTTGA
- a CDS encoding MarR family winged helix-turn-helix transcriptional regulator — MSVEEKNGADASLKMPLLVRKLSQCFTLTQETICGKFDLTGAEAALISVMEPGRKLCSAALVERQDLSKGRISRIVESLKQKGYLIKNEHHADRRHNIIELTDRGRDVRQAIAEEQAAQCHRVLSQVPEDKRSMILPALEQLVKALEHIKHEGRVPEDDRL; from the coding sequence ATGAGCGTTGAAGAAAAAAACGGCGCGGACGCCTCCTTAAAGATGCCGCTTCTCGTCAGGAAACTGAGCCAGTGCTTTACCCTGACGCAGGAGACGATCTGCGGGAAGTTCGATCTTACGGGCGCGGAGGCTGCCCTCATCTCGGTCATGGAACCCGGCAGGAAGCTGTGCTCGGCCGCACTGGTGGAACGGCAGGACCTGTCTAAAGGAAGGATCAGCCGCATCGTGGAATCCTTGAAACAGAAGGGGTACCTCATCAAGAACGAACATCATGCCGACCGGCGTCACAATATCATCGAGCTCACGGACCGCGGAAGGGACGTCCGGCAGGCAATCGCGGAGGAGCAGGCCGCACAGTGTCACCGGGTCCTGTCCCAGGTCCCGGAAGACAAGCGGTCCATGATCCTGCCGGCGCTTGAACAGCTGGTCAAGGCTCTCGAGCATATCAAGCACGAGGGTCGGGTGCCTGAAGACGATCGATTGTAA
- a CDS encoding sulfurtransferase TusA family protein: MSIELKPDRVVDLKGLPCPMPVIKISQEITSVAVGQVVEAITTDPGSLADFPAWATSTGQEIVGTDQASGEIRFYVKRLH; this comes from the coding sequence ATGTCTATCGAACTGAAACCGGACAGGGTCGTGGACCTCAAGGGGCTTCCCTGTCCCATGCCGGTGATCAAGATCAGCCAGGAGATCACGTCCGTGGCTGTTGGCCAGGTTGTCGAGGCCATCACCACCGACCCCGGGTCACTGGCCGACTTTCCCGCCTGGGCGACGAGCACCGGGCAGGAGATCGTCGGGACAGACCAGGCATCGGGGGAGATCAGGTTCTACGTGAAGCGGCTCCACTAA
- a CDS encoding response regulator → MKTILLVDDDRDVLSFLEDSLISFGYNVIAKSDPGPALSVVREGTKVDLVLTDYAMPGMNGHDFFSEIRRYSPSVPVIILTGYDTVETYLKSLSLGLTDCLSKPIRSKDLYRVVKAAMEKPHAFS, encoded by the coding sequence ATGAAGACAATACTGCTGGTTGATGACGACCGCGATGTCTTAAGTTTCCTGGAGGACAGTCTGATCTCATTTGGATACAACGTTATTGCAAAATCCGATCCCGGACCGGCTCTCTCCGTGGTCAGGGAAGGAACGAAAGTTGATCTTGTATTGACTGATTACGCGATGCCGGGAATGAACGGACATGATTTTTTCAGTGAGATTCGACGGTATTCTCCATCAGTCCCCGTAATTATCCTTACCGGCTATGATACCGTCGAGACCTATTTAAAATCTCTCAGCCTCGGGCTCACCGACTGCCTTTCCAAACCAATTCGATCAAAGGATTTATACCGCGTCGTCAAAGCGGCGATGGAAAAGCCTCATGCATTCAGCTAG
- a CDS encoding aldo/keto reductase encodes MTIPTRILGKTGQAVTMLGLGGEGVLRTFGRDKAACALINRALDLGITYCESARAYSGSESYYGKALRERRKDIFLTSKSHSRDKKGALSHLHETLRSMGTDHLDLWQVHDVREEVDIAAIFGPGGAIEAFQEAREQGKTRFIGVTGHHDPAIIKKCIEHFPFDTVLMPVNPAEPKYRSFIDHVLPLAREKNMGIIGMKVYLRGYASQLPGYTTMKPFLSFALSQPITNIVIGCDDIEQLEQNAAFAESFEPMSIEEQQNLIRDVAPFARQLMYYKP; translated from the coding sequence ATGACTATCCCAACCCGCATTCTCGGAAAAACAGGACAGGCCGTCACCATGCTTGGCCTCGGCGGAGAAGGTGTCCTCAGGACCTTTGGCCGGGACAAGGCTGCCTGCGCTCTGATCAATCGGGCTCTGGATCTGGGCATTACCTACTGCGAATCTGCGCGGGCTTATTCGGGAAGCGAATCCTATTACGGGAAAGCGCTGCGGGAGCGGCGCAAGGATATCTTCCTTACCAGCAAGTCCCACAGCCGTGACAAGAAGGGTGCTCTCTCCCATCTGCATGAGACGCTACGGAGCATGGGGACCGACCACCTGGACCTCTGGCAGGTGCATGATGTGCGGGAGGAAGTGGACATCGCGGCCATCTTCGGACCGGGCGGCGCTATCGAAGCTTTTCAGGAGGCAAGGGAGCAGGGAAAAACGCGGTTCATCGGGGTCACCGGCCATCACGATCCCGCCATCATAAAAAAGTGCATCGAACATTTCCCGTTCGATACGGTGCTGATGCCGGTCAATCCCGCCGAGCCGAAGTACAGGAGCTTTATCGATCATGTCCTGCCCCTGGCCCGGGAGAAGAACATGGGGATCATCGGCATGAAGGTCTATCTGCGCGGATACGCTTCCCAATTGCCCGGGTACACCACCATGAAGCCCTTCCTGAGCTTTGCCCTCTCCCAGCCAATAACCAACATTGTCATAGGCTGCGACGACATCGAACAGCTGGAGCAGAACGCGGCGTTCGCCGAATCGTTCGAGCCCATGTCGATTGAGGAGCAGCAGAACCTCATCCGCGACGTGGCTCCTTTCGCGCGGCAGCTGATGTATTACAAGCCGTGA
- a CDS encoding DUF3047 domain-containing protein produces the protein MAVLICSSPALAADQVVIADFSSAIDAAGTPAGWQVKEKTGKADFAVVKDDGVAAVRLRSAKTSFSLQKEVHVNLRQYPVLTWTWKVTKLPSGGDFRKSGTDDQAAQLFLAFSKTQAIVYIWDTTAPQGIMADTAAPFFMSIKAVVVRSGKTGTGSWITETRNVYDDYRKLFGGEPGEVNGMRIQINSQHTGTSAESYFGGISFKKQ, from the coding sequence ATGGCAGTCCTGATATGTTCCAGCCCCGCGCTGGCCGCAGACCAGGTGGTGATAGCGGATTTCTCGTCCGCGATCGATGCCGCCGGCACACCCGCTGGATGGCAGGTCAAGGAAAAAACGGGAAAGGCGGATTTCGCAGTCGTCAAAGACGATGGCGTTGCCGCCGTCCGCCTGCGGAGTGCAAAAACCTCTTTCTCCCTGCAGAAGGAAGTTCACGTCAATCTCAGACAGTACCCGGTTCTCACCTGGACCTGGAAGGTTACCAAGCTGCCCAGCGGAGGAGATTTCAGAAAATCGGGCACCGACGATCAGGCGGCCCAGCTCTTCCTCGCATTTTCCAAGACCCAGGCGATCGTCTATATATGGGACACGACGGCTCCCCAGGGCATCATGGCGGACACGGCCGCGCCCTTCTTCATGTCCATCAAGGCCGTCGTCGTGCGTTCCGGCAAGACCGGAACCGGCTCCTGGATCACCGAAACCCGGAACGTTTACGACGATTACCGGAAGCTCTTTGGCGGGGAGCCGGGTGAGGTCAACGGCATGAGGATACAGATCAATTCCCAGCACACCGGGACGTCGGCCGAAAGCTACTTCGGTGGCATCTCTTTCAAAAAGCAATAA
- a CDS encoding DsrE/DsrF/DrsH-like family protein, producing the protein MSTAQVVMEQQQAEERLPAVENKISMVVFSGDLDKLLASLIISTGAVAMGMKVRLFFTFWGTAALRDPRKTARGKNLMSRMFGFMLPKGATKVKLSKMNMGGMGSAMMKMLMQKKKVASLEEMLALAGQLGVEICICEMSMGLMGFKREEMIDYPNMKVCGVASFLAEAQTSRVQLFI; encoded by the coding sequence ATGAGTACGGCCCAGGTTGTAATGGAACAGCAACAGGCAGAGGAACGGCTTCCTGCGGTGGAGAACAAGATCTCGATGGTGGTCTTTTCGGGCGACCTCGACAAGCTCCTGGCTTCCCTCATCATCTCTACCGGAGCGGTGGCAATGGGAATGAAGGTGAGGCTTTTCTTCACGTTCTGGGGCACGGCTGCGCTGCGCGACCCGCGAAAGACGGCCCGCGGCAAGAACCTGATGTCCAGGATGTTCGGGTTCATGCTGCCGAAAGGCGCGACGAAGGTGAAGCTGTCCAAGATGAACATGGGCGGCATGGGGAGCGCCATGATGAAGATGCTGATGCAGAAGAAAAAAGTGGCTTCCCTGGAGGAAATGCTGGCCCTTGCCGGACAACTGGGCGTCGAGATCTGCATCTGTGAGATGTCCATGGGCCTGATGGGATTCAAGCGCGAGGAAATGATCGATTACCCGAACATGAAGGTCTGCGGCGTGGCCTCGTTCCTGGCGGAAGCGCAGACGAGCAGGGTGCAGCTTTTCATCTGA